The window CGTACCGATAGAAGCACAGTTTGCAATCTAGGGTCTTCTTTTAAAAGTCGATTAAATTCAAGAAGAATAGGAGTAGATTTATCCTTTGCATTGACTTCTTCTACTACTTTACCATGCCACAAAACATTATCAGAAATAATGAGGCTGCCCGAGTGTACTTTTTCCATAATAAGGTGAAAATAGTTTATATAATTAGGCTTATCGGCATCTATGAAAACAAGGTCAAAGGTTCCTTCCAGCTCTGGGATTATTGTCGTAGCATCACCTATTTTTTGGTCAATGGAAATGTTTTTAGTTCCGCTTTCGCGAAAGCGAGAAAAATATCCAGCTGCAAGATCTTCTAGTTCTTCATTAATATCGATGGTCATGAGCTCACTATTATCAGGCATTCCTTCAGCAATGCAAAGCGCAGAGTAGCCGGTGAAGGTTCCTATTTCTAGCACGCGTTGAGGTGTTTTTAAATGGGAGATCATACTCAAAACACGGCCTTGATAAGGTCCAGAAAGCATGATGGGTTGCAACACCTTTTGATATGTCTCTCGAGTTAGATCTTGAAGAATTTGCGGCTCATCTTCAGAATGAGCGACAATGTAATTATCAAGATCTTTAGGTAAGAAAAACATGAAATGGTTTTAGAAATGTAAAATTACGAAGTAAGATTTTAATTGTACTCCTATTTTGAGATTTGAAGATGAATATGATCATCATGTCTCACGGCATGACAGCCATGAAAACGTATTGTATTTCTATAATTAGAGCTTGGGTTAATTCTTTGAGCCAAATGAGGTTCAATAAAAATTTTACTGGCGTTAGTTTTTAAAATTAAGTTCTCTATCAAATATCTTGTATAATCTAGATCTATTTCTAGCTCTTTATCGGTATTAAAACCTATGTATTTTGCATAGTCATATTGCCAGTAACCAGCGTCTTTGCATTTTTGCGGCTGGTTCACTTCTCCTTGTAGAGGCTCTTCATAAACTCCATATCCTAGAAGTGATGGGTTATCATTTGTCGTTTTACCACCTGCATCTTGATAAATAAATGCCAAATCAATTTTGCGACCATCATTATGGCTTAAATGTGGCAATAAAGGAAATCCATCGATGAATGGAAATCCTGCGTCGAGATAGGTTACTGAAATACCATAATTAGTTTCAAAATCTTTGGATGCCTCTACTAAGTTATTATATAAATCATCATGAACGTAATTTCTACACAACAGTACATAGCCTAAATTATGAGGTTGAATATATTCTTCAAATACAGGTAAGGACCTTCGTTGATTAAAAGGAGCAACAATAGGTACAATAAGAGCGATACAAAGTAAATATGTGACAGAAAAAGCTAGAAGCCTTTTCTTTTTATTCCATAAAGACTTCTTAATCTTAAAATATCCAAAAACAGCGATCCAAATAACTCCACCTACTTGAGTGAGCAATGTCAAGAAAATGACAATTAAAATTTGGATGAAGATTTTGAGATATTTCAATATTAATATTTTCTTAGCACTTAATGCTCATAACTCATTCTATGCGCGTCTAGTTTTATAAATATAAATAGTAAAATGGTAAAACCCATTAAACCACTACCACCATAACTCATAAATGGTAGAGGGATACCTACTGTAGGAAGTAAACCGATTACCATACCTACGTTTACAAAAAAGTGTAAAAAGAAAATCCCAGCGACGCCATAACCATATATACGCGCAAACTGATTGCGCTGTCGCTCTGCCATTATAATAACTCGATAGATGAGAAAAACGAATAATAAAATAGTAACGCTTGTTCCTAAAAGACCAGAAACTTCTCCTATCGCACTGAAAATAAAATCCGTATGCTGTTCTGGCACATAGCCGCCTCTTGTTTGTGTAGCTTCTTCTAGCGGTTTGCCTATAATACCACCATTTCCTATGGCGATCATGCTTTGGTTAATATTATAACCTATACCAGCATCATCTTGAACGCGTCCTAAAACTATATCAATGCGGTTTCTATGACGGTCTTCCAGTACATTATTAAAAATATAACTGGTAGAAAAGGTGTAAGCAATACAAAGTACAGCGGCAATTACGTAAAGGTAAACTCTCGGTTTAGGAAGACGCTTTTTGTGTTTCCGCTTTCGCGAAAGCAGATACATAACCACCACCACAGATAGTATCATGAGTATGATCCAACCTATGTGAATGACCAGTGCTCCTAAAAATAAAGCTAAAGCAATCACTCCTAAACTTAAATACCAAGGTGATAATCCTTCTCTATGTAAGGCAAAGAAAAATGCGGCGTAGATTAAAGCACTTCCAGGATCTGGCTGTGGAACAATAAGTAAAGCTGGTAGAGCAATAATTGCTGCTACAATCATAAAATCCCTTACGTTTTTTAAAGAAACATCCAGCTGGCTAAGATATTTTGCCACGGCTAGGGCAGTCGCAAACTTTGCAAATTCACTA is drawn from Nonlabens dokdonensis DSW-6 and contains these coding sequences:
- a CDS encoding O-methyltransferase, with amino-acid sequence MFFLPKDLDNYIVAHSEDEPQILQDLTRETYQKVLQPIMLSGPYQGRVLSMISHLKTPQRVLEIGTFTGYSALCIAEGMPDNSELMTIDINEELEDLAAGYFSRFRESGTKNISIDQKIGDATTIIPELEGTFDLVFIDADKPNYINYFHLIMEKVHSGSLIISDNVLWHGKVVEEVNAKDKSTPILLEFNRLLKEDPRLQTVLLSVRDGLTLSRVM
- the rodA gene encoding rod shape-determining protein RodA; the encoded protein is MGLGDKPKYDIVTILIYAALVFIGFFSIYSAAPVTEYTSIFDISQVYGKQLLFIGVCTVFIIIILAVEVKFYERFAGLIYVISLVSLAGLYVFGKEVNGAISWYPIGSFTFQPSEFAKFATALAVAKYLSQLDVSLKNVRDFMIVAAIIALPALLIVPQPDPGSALIYAAFFFALHREGLSPWYLSLGVIALALFLGALVIHIGWIILMILSVVVVMYLLSRKRKHKKRLPKPRVYLYVIAAVLCIAYTFSTSYIFNNVLEDRHRNRIDIVLGRVQDDAGIGYNINQSMIAIGNGGIIGKPLEEATQTRGGYVPEQHTDFIFSAIGEVSGLLGTSVTILLFVFLIYRVIIMAERQRNQFARIYGYGVAGIFFLHFFVNVGMVIGLLPTVGIPLPFMSYGGSGLMGFTILLFIFIKLDAHRMSYEH